A single region of the Plasmodium reichenowi strain SY57 chromosome 9, whole genome shotgun sequence genome encodes:
- a CDS encoding ATP-dependent protease ATPase subunit ClpY, putative, with product MKNLDANKCIKLINGLKQKKNYPYFSLQCLKNISNEKEKIHDKLLTFIPNNSRKIINSGTKSNYDNSLDKLIQNNKNNKNYNINYKVIDHNKSNEECNVKNNFSVNNKNVHNSDINVKQKDKGDDLVIHIKYELDNNKNGKKNEGEQILYNYDEMNYDKEDKNKLYIMNNYDEVGTKCNYKEYVSYNVNQHEDGKREDVNINGNNINNINNINSINSINSINNINNNNNNNINNSYNSYNNCNYINNNNKMFSPHGEKQKKYTMFLKKDDITKNIDQTQHPINNINNINNINNLNNMNEICDDTTTSCTHSKNTRSEKKTDASIIEKDDIVRDSYSSDKKNENIENFAKVKITKENIININEIKEDVKKVKKVMAHKKETKEYNIKDEKNKKIYDINVDIKKEEDDNIYDINVDIKKEEDDNIYDIKVDIKNEEISKSTISSDVPNDNCNVLKKDNIGKKNYFSSGGMNSSNILKEEIKSDDSKINFQMKNGKSSKKCLYPHEIVEYLNKYIIGQSEAKKVVANALRQRWRRIQVSDDMKKDIIPKNILMIGPTGVGKTEIARRISMFVDAPFIKVEATKFTEVGFHGKDVDQIIKDLVEIAVKRQKTKFEIEIREQAEETVENIILYSLLGNIKEEEKNIWRKYLKDGSLDDKVISIDIPNYINNNIFSNDSVENAVKEALSNHQNIKSVKIIHQNINKQSDKKTMTIREARQKLLQLEIDSSINQETILKTAINSVEEEGIVFIDEIDKICSKSNSSYNGPDASAEGVQRDLLPLIEGCVINTKYGNINTNYILFIASGAFQRVKPNDMLNELQGRLPVHVTLSSLTIKDFIDILTKTHNNLLQQNIALLKTEGIDLKFTDDAIETIANAAHDMNFYVENIGVRRLHTIIEKIMEDINYDVYNYVNQSIVIDKDKVNKSLEGFIKQYDLKKYII from the coding sequence atgaaaaacCTTGACGCAAACAAATGTATTAAGCTTATTAACGGTTTGAAGCAAAAGAAGAATTATCCTTATTTCTCCTTACaatgtttaaaaaatataagtaaTGAGAAGGAGAAGATTCATGATAAGCTTTTAACATTTATTCCAAATAATAGtaggaaaataataaactCAGGTACCAAGAGTAATTATGACAATAGTCTTGATAAGTtaattcaaaataataagaataataagaattataatattaattataaagtTATTGATCATAATAAGTCTAATGAGGAATGTAATGTAAAAAACAATTTTTCagtaaataataaaaatgtacataattctgatataaatgtaaaGCAAAAAGATAAGGGGGATGATTTAGTAATACATATAAAGTATGAActtgataataataaaaatggaaaaaaaaatgaaggtgaacaaatattatataattatgatgaaaTGAATTATGATAAAGAGGACAAgaacaaattatatattatgaataattatgatgaaGTAGGAACAAAATGTAATTATAAGGAGTATGTGTCTTATAATGTGAATCAACATGAAGATGGAAAAAGAGAAGATGTGAACATTaatggtaataatataaataatataaataatataaatagtataaatagtataaatagtataaataatataaataataataataataataatattaataattcttataatagttataataattgtaattatataaataataataataaaatgtttaGTCCACATGgagaaaaacaaaagaagTATACAATGTTTTTAAAGAAAGAtgatataacaaaaaatatagatcAAACACAACATcctattaataatataaataatataaataatataaataatttaaataatatgaatgaaaTATGTGATGATACTACTACTTCTTGTACACATAGCAAGAACACAAGAAGTGAGAAAAAGACAGATGCGTCAATTATAGAAAAGGATGATATCGTCAGAGATAGTTATTCATCGGATAAAAAAAACGAGAACATAGAAAATTTTGCGAAGGTTAAAATAACGaaggaaaatattattaatattaacgaaataaaagaagatGTTAAGAAAGTTAAAAAGGTGATGGCACATAAAAAGGAAACAAaggaatataatataaaagatgaaaaaaataagaagatatatgatattaatgtagatataaaaaaggaagaggatgataatatatatgatattaatgtagatataaaaaaggaagaggatgataatatatatgatattaaggtagatataaaaaatgaagaaatatCCAAAAGTACTATTTCAAGTGACGTACCAAATGATAATTGtaatgttttaaaaaaggataatatAGGAAAGAAGAATTATTTTAGTAGTGGTGGTATGAACAGTAGTAATATTCTTAAAGAGGAAATAAAATCAGATGATagtaaaataaattttcaAATGAAAAATGGGAAAAGTAGTAAGAAATGTTTATATCCTCATGAGATTGTAGAATatttgaataaatatataataggTCAAAGTGAAGCTAAAAAGGTTGTTGCTAATGCATTAAGACAAAGATGGAGAAGAATACAAGTTAGTGATGATATgaaaaaagatattataccaaaaaatattttaatgataGGACCTACAGGTGTAGGTAAAACCGAAATAGCAAGACGTATATCTATGTTTGTCGATGCACCATTTATTAAAGTAGAAGCAACAAAATTTACGGAAGTTGGATTTCATGGTAAAGATGTAGATCAAATTATAAAAGATTTGGTTGAAATAGCTGTAAAAAGGcaaaaaacaaaatttgAAATTGAAATCAGAGAACAAGCTGAAGAAACTgttgaaaatattattctttattctttattaggtaatataaaagaagaagagaaaaatatttggAGGAAATATTTGAAAGATGGATCATTAGATGATAAAGTTATTAGTATAGATATACctaattatattaataacaatattttttcaaatgaTTCTGTTGAAAATGCTGTAAAGGAAGCATTAAGTAATCATcagaatataaaaagtgtaaaaataatacatcagaatataaataaacagAGTGATAAAAAAACCATGACTATTAGAGAAGCAAGacaaaaattattacaattaGAAATAGATTCTTCAATAAATCAAGAGACCATTTTAAAAACAGCCATAAATTCTGTAGAAGAAGAAGGTATTGTTTTTATAGACGAAATTGACAAAATTTGTTCGAAATCTAATTCTTCATATAATGGTCCAGATGCAAGTGCTGAAGGTGTACAAAGAGATCTTCTTCCTTTAATAGAAGGATGtgttataaatacaaaatatggtaatattaatacaaattatattttatttatagcTTCAGGTGCTTTTCAAAGAGTTAAACCTAATGATATGCTAAATGAATTACAAGGAAGATTACCAGTACATGTTACATTATCTAGTTTAACCATTAAAGAttttatagatatattaacaaaaaCACATAATAACTTATTACAACAAAATATAGCTCTACTAAAAACAGAAGGCATAGATCTCAAATTTACAGATGATGCTATTGAAACTATAGCGAATGCAGCACATGATATGAATTTCTATGTAGAAAATATTGGTGTCAGAAGATTACATACAATcattgaaaaaattatggaAGATATTAATTATGATGTATACAATTATGTAAACCAATCTATTGTCATAGATAAAGACAAGGTCAACAAATCCCTCGAAGGTTTTATTAAGCAATACgacttaaaaaaatatatcatataa
- a CDS encoding hypothetical protein (conserved Plasmodium protein, unknown function) has translation MSPKNYSRRAVSKLLNCLSEEIEKQQPKNVIHFMVDFLCKNYGSHLRGFAHVWDVDIELEKEKKLVIEFFKSQKLTTEIAKHFINVGFDSMESLLYLNVHILDDIEKFNKVNWLPGHKIRLQQMFSNIDENVKKFYMEYEEGAKNNMDYNCIRQQANYTLPPPYEHF, from the exons ATGTCACCAAAGAATTATTCGCGTAGAGCAGTTTCAAAGCTTCTGAATTGTTTATCAGAG GAAATTGAAAAGCAGCAACCAAAAAATGTCATTCATTTTATGGTAGATTTTTTGTGCAAGAATTATGGGTCGCATTTAAGAGGATTTGCCCATGTATGGGATGTTG aTATTGAATTggaaaaggaaaaaaaattagtCATTGAATTTTTTAAGAGTCAAAAGTTAACAACTGAAATTGCTAAACATTTTATCAACGTTGGATTTGATAGT atggaatccttattatatttgaatGTCCACATTTTAGATGACATTGAAAAGTTTAATAAGGTTAATTGGTTACCTGGGCATAAAATAAGATTACAG CAAATGTTTTCAAATATTGATGAAAACGTTAAAAAGTTTTATATGGAATATGAGGAAGGAGCAAAGAATAATATGGACTACAATTGTATTAGG CAACAAGCCAATTACACACTTCCTCCACCATATGAACACTTTTAA